In one Bacillus sp. PK3_68 genomic region, the following are encoded:
- the resA gene encoding thiol-disulfide oxidoreductase ResA: MNKKKKRLIVRSIILAVLAVAVGYTFYSNLTKEARGNLQKGDKAPDFVLTDLSGKERQLSDYKGKGVFLNFWGTWCEPCKKEMPHMEKLSKEFKAQGVEVLAVNVGDSELQTKKFAKQYGLTFPIAIDSTKEVQDAYGINPLPATFMISPEGKVEEIVIGGLVKEEQVRALFEKVKP; encoded by the coding sequence TTGAACAAAAAGAAAAAAAGGTTAATCGTACGCTCTATTATTTTAGCGGTACTTGCGGTAGCGGTTGGCTATACGTTTTACTCGAATTTAACGAAAGAAGCGCGCGGCAACTTGCAAAAAGGAGACAAAGCGCCTGATTTTGTTTTGACAGATTTATCGGGGAAAGAACGGCAGTTATCCGACTATAAAGGAAAGGGCGTTTTCTTGAATTTCTGGGGAACCTGGTGCGAACCATGTAAAAAAGAAATGCCTCATATGGAAAAGCTGTCTAAAGAATTTAAAGCCCAGGGAGTGGAAGTCCTTGCCGTCAATGTTGGTGATTCTGAGTTACAGACGAAAAAGTTCGCCAAGCAGTATGGCCTGACTTTTCCGATTGCTATTGATTCTACAAAAGAGGTTCAGGATGCTTACGGAATTAATCCGCTTCCGGCTACTTTTATGATTAGCCCTGAAGGAAAGGTTGAAGAAATTGTTATTGGTGGATTAGTGAAAGAAGAACAGGTGCGAGCTTTGTTTGAAAAAGTGAAACCTTAA
- a CDS encoding pseudouridine synthase: protein MERLQKVIAQAGIASRRKAEELIIEGKVKVNGKVVRELGTKVGVSDRVEVGGVPVERERKVYYLFYKPRGVISAVSDDKQRKVVTDFFPFVEQRIFPVGRLDYDTSGLLIVTNDGEFSNLLTHPRYQIDKTYVARLNGIPQRHLLKRLATGIQLEDGKTAPAKVKELSVDRKKQRSLIEITIHEGRNRQVRRMFEAIGFEVQKLKRERYAFLNLNGLNAGEFRELTTHEVKQLRTLAETGSLR from the coding sequence ATGGAACGGCTACAAAAGGTGATTGCTCAAGCCGGTATCGCTTCCAGGCGGAAAGCGGAAGAGCTGATTATTGAAGGAAAAGTAAAAGTGAATGGAAAAGTTGTAAGAGAACTAGGGACAAAAGTAGGGGTTTCTGACCGGGTAGAAGTCGGCGGGGTTCCGGTGGAGAGAGAAAGAAAAGTATATTATTTATTTTACAAACCGCGCGGAGTGATTTCCGCTGTGTCAGATGACAAACAACGGAAAGTAGTAACCGATTTCTTTCCATTTGTAGAGCAGCGAATTTTTCCGGTAGGCCGCTTAGACTATGATACATCAGGTTTGTTAATTGTAACGAACGATGGAGAGTTTTCTAACTTGCTTACTCACCCCCGCTACCAAATAGATAAAACGTATGTAGCCCGCCTGAATGGGATTCCGCAGCGTCATTTGCTTAAGAGATTAGCAACAGGCATTCAGCTTGAAGATGGCAAAACAGCACCTGCAAAAGTGAAGGAACTGTCCGTCGATAGAAAAAAACAGCGGTCACTGATTGAGATCACGATACATGAGGGGAGAAACCGTCAGGTACGGCGCATGTTTGAAGCAATTGGCTTTGAGGTGCAGAAGCTGAAAAGGGAACGCTATGCTTTTTTGAATCTAAATGGGTTGAATGCAGGAGAATTTCGCGAACTGACAACTCATGAAGTGAAACAGCTGCGTACACTAGCTGAGACAGGCTCTCTGCGATAG
- a CDS encoding spore maturation protein, translating to MAWLSLMSMWIIPIMIAFILLYGTFKKVPTYESFVEGGKEGIHIAVSIIPYLIGMMVAIGIFRASGALDSLVEWVRPVLLWIGLPPEVFPLAIIRPISGNAALGMVSDLIAVHGPDSFIGRLASVMQGSTDTTFYVLTVYFGAVGIKKMGDALKVGLWADVAGFIAALVIVSWMF from the coding sequence GTGGCCTGGCTTTCTCTCATGTCTATGTGGATCATACCAATCATGATTGCTTTTATTCTATTGTACGGCACATTTAAAAAAGTACCCACGTATGAGAGTTTCGTAGAAGGGGGAAAGGAAGGCATCCATATAGCCGTTTCTATTATTCCCTATCTTATTGGAATGATGGTGGCGATCGGAATTTTTCGGGCTTCAGGAGCATTGGATAGTTTAGTAGAATGGGTGAGACCTGTCTTGCTATGGATCGGTTTGCCGCCGGAAGTATTTCCGCTTGCTATTATTCGCCCGATTTCTGGAAATGCAGCACTGGGCATGGTTAGTGATTTAATCGCTGTTCATGGACCAGATTCTTTCATCGGCCGGCTTGCTTCAGTCATGCAGGGAAGCACTGATACAACCTTTTACGTGTTAACTGTTTACTTTGGTGCGGTCGGCATCAAAAAAATGGGGGACGCTTTAAAAGTTGGGCTATGGGCTGACGTAGCAGGATTCATTGCAGCACTCGTCATTGTTTCCTGGATGTTTTAA
- a CDS encoding nucleoside recognition domain-containing protein encodes MVNFIWVGLTIIGLIFAAVNGKMAEVNEAVFKSAGEAVTICIGLVSVLVFWLGLMKIAEEAGLLKKLARLFEPFAKRLFPDIPSGHPAMGYILSNMTANFFGLGNAATPLGIKAMEELKRLNGGKAEASRSMITFLAINTSSITLIPTTVLAIRFSYHSASPAEIIAPTILATACSAVAAIAIDRFFYIRRKKREGK; translated from the coding sequence ATGGTTAACTTTATATGGGTAGGGCTGACAATCATTGGACTGATCTTTGCCGCGGTAAATGGAAAAATGGCAGAAGTAAATGAAGCGGTGTTTAAATCGGCTGGTGAAGCAGTAACGATTTGTATCGGGCTGGTTAGCGTGCTCGTCTTCTGGCTCGGCTTGATGAAAATAGCCGAAGAAGCTGGCTTATTAAAGAAGCTGGCCCGGTTATTTGAGCCGTTTGCCAAAAGGCTTTTTCCCGATATTCCGTCCGGCCATCCGGCAATGGGATACATTCTTTCTAATATGACCGCCAATTTTTTTGGGCTTGGAAATGCCGCTACGCCCCTCGGCATCAAGGCGATGGAGGAACTGAAGCGGCTGAATGGCGGGAAAGCGGAAGCAAGCCGGTCTATGATTACCTTTCTCGCTATTAATACATCAAGTATTACTCTTATTCCAACGACCGTACTCGCTATTCGCTTTTCCTATCATTCCGCTTCGCCTGCTGAAATTATTGCACCCACAATTTTAGCTACAGCCTGTTCAGCGGTAGCAGCTATAGCAATTGATCGTTTTTTTTATATAAGAAGAAAAAAAAGGGAGGGGAAGTAA
- a CDS encoding D-alanyl-D-alanine carboxypeptidase family protein: MKKKLPIAILAFLLFLTSGASAAAAGPSAASAVLMEQQSGRILYEKNPHAVMRIASITKIMTAIIAIESDKLDEKVKVSERAVHTEGSSVYLKKGEKIPLEDLVYGLMLRSGNDAAVAIAEHVGGSVEGFVYLMNEKAKEIGMKNTNFANPHGLDDSEKHRSTAYDMALLTRYAMKNAKYRKISGTEVYRSPDPEGEWDRIWYNKNRLLTEKYKYCTGGKTGYTKKAKRTLVTTATKGDMDLIAVTLNAPDDWNDHIYLYEQGFANYDPRIILQKGKVKAGNHPFYKDRLYLKREVFYPLTKKEEKKVAVRYQMLKPKKQWENGQAPAVVGRAEVYLKKKKLDSVPIYYKAEKQEKDTSIWKKWKDWLPWS, from the coding sequence ATGAAAAAAAAGCTGCCAATTGCTATCCTGGCTTTCCTGCTGTTTCTGACATCCGGGGCCTCTGCAGCAGCAGCCGGACCGAGTGCAGCGAGTGCTGTATTAATGGAACAGCAAAGTGGACGGATCCTTTATGAAAAAAACCCTCATGCTGTCATGCGCATTGCCAGCATAACAAAGATTATGACAGCTATCATTGCGATCGAATCGGACAAGCTAGATGAAAAAGTGAAAGTAAGTGAACGGGCTGTGCACACGGAGGGTTCCTCTGTTTATTTAAAAAAAGGAGAAAAAATTCCGCTTGAGGATTTAGTGTACGGCCTCATGCTTCGGTCAGGAAATGATGCGGCAGTGGCTATTGCAGAGCATGTTGGCGGAAGCGTGGAAGGTTTTGTGTACTTAATGAATGAAAAGGCCAAGGAAATCGGTATGAAAAATACAAACTTCGCCAACCCCCACGGGCTGGATGACAGTGAGAAGCACCGTTCTACCGCTTATGACATGGCATTATTGACGCGATATGCTATGAAAAATGCCAAGTACCGTAAAATCTCCGGTACAGAAGTATATAGATCACCCGATCCGGAAGGCGAGTGGGACAGAATTTGGTATAACAAAAATCGCTTGTTAACAGAAAAGTATAAATACTGTACAGGTGGAAAAACAGGTTATACGAAGAAAGCAAAAAGAACGCTTGTCACGACAGCAACAAAGGGCGATATGGATTTGATTGCCGTCACATTGAATGCACCAGATGACTGGAATGACCACATTTACCTCTATGAACAAGGATTTGCAAATTATGATCCTAGAATTATTCTTCAAAAAGGAAAGGTGAAAGCGGGAAATCACCCGTTTTATAAAGATCGTCTTTATTTAAAGCGAGAGGTGTTCTATCCTTTGACAAAGAAAGAAGAAAAGAAGGTTGCCGTTCGCTATCAGATGCTCAAACCAAAAAAGCAATGGGAAAATGGGCAAGCGCCGGCTGTAGTAGGACGAGCAGAGGTATATTTGAAAAAGAAAAAGCTGGATTCAGTTCCGATTTATTATAAGGCAGAAAAGCAAGAGAAGGACACATCAATATGGAAAAAGTGGAAGGACTGGTTGCCTTGGTCATGA
- the scpB gene encoding SMC-Scp complex subunit ScpB yields MTVVNWLGITESLLFAAGDGGLTLKQLAQVLQVEEFEAAGIIEELKERYEKDEERGIGLIELAGTYQLATKREHAPYLKKLVESSQPQTLSQAALETLAIIAYKQPITRAEIEEIRGVKTESALHTLTVKGLIKETGRSEGPGRPILYGTTKEFLDCFGMKDLAELPPLSEELASSEPEEADLFFEQFEQVFANES; encoded by the coding sequence ATGACGGTTGTTAATTGGCTAGGCATAACAGAGAGTTTGCTTTTTGCGGCAGGTGATGGTGGACTGACTTTAAAGCAGCTCGCTCAAGTACTTCAAGTAGAAGAGTTTGAAGCTGCAGGCATTATAGAAGAGCTGAAAGAAAGATATGAGAAGGATGAAGAGCGAGGCATTGGATTGATCGAATTGGCAGGCACTTATCAGCTGGCAACGAAAAGAGAACATGCTCCTTATTTAAAGAAACTGGTTGAGAGCAGCCAGCCGCAGACGCTGTCCCAGGCTGCACTTGAAACGCTGGCGATCATTGCTTATAAGCAGCCGATCACCCGAGCAGAAATCGAAGAAATCCGCGGAGTAAAAACAGAAAGTGCCCTTCACACCCTTACGGTCAAAGGGCTGATTAAGGAAACGGGGCGAAGCGAGGGGCCAGGACGGCCGATATTATATGGCACAACGAAAGAGTTTCTTGATTGTTTTGGAATGAAGGATTTGGCGGAGCTTCCGCCGCTTTCTGAAGAGCTGGCCTCTTCTGAACCGGAGGAAGCTGATTTGTTTTTTGAACAATTTGAGCAAGTGTTTGCAAACGAATCTTAA
- a CDS encoding segregation/condensation protein A, protein MQYNVKTEVFEGPLDLLLHLIQRLEIDIYDIPMAEITEQYLLFIHAMKELELDLASEYLVMAATLLAIKSKTLLPVHEEEETEEAWEEDPREELVEQLVEYRKFKEAAKKLQDKELERGQFFTKAPSDLTAFSNEEPTAANLNVTVYDMLGAFHKLLRRKKLKRPYVATIARQEIPIEKRMDEILSRLKRSGKLFKFDELFTAGDKEVLVVSFLAVLELMKQNEVIVEQQENFSELFIRAKGGAIDDGC, encoded by the coding sequence ATGCAATATAACGTAAAAACAGAAGTATTTGAAGGGCCGCTTGATTTGTTGCTTCATTTAATTCAGCGGCTGGAAATAGATATATATGATATTCCAATGGCAGAAATTACGGAACAATACCTTCTATTTATTCATGCGATGAAAGAGCTGGAACTCGATCTTGCGAGTGAGTATTTGGTGATGGCCGCTACTCTTCTTGCCATTAAAAGCAAGACGCTTCTCCCTGTTCACGAAGAAGAAGAGACAGAGGAAGCGTGGGAAGAGGATCCCCGTGAAGAACTGGTTGAGCAGCTGGTGGAATACAGGAAGTTTAAAGAGGCAGCTAAGAAGCTCCAAGACAAAGAGTTGGAGCGAGGGCAGTTCTTTACAAAGGCGCCAAGTGACCTGACGGCTTTTAGCAACGAAGAACCAACAGCAGCCAATTTAAATGTAACAGTGTATGATATGCTCGGGGCGTTCCATAAGCTCCTTCGACGAAAAAAATTAAAGCGGCCCTATGTCGCCACCATAGCGAGACAGGAAATTCCGATTGAAAAGAGGATGGATGAGATTTTATCCAGGCTGAAACGAAGCGGAAAGTTATTTAAGTTTGATGAGTTATTTACTGCAGGAGACAAGGAAGTGCTAGTGGTTAGTTTTCTAGCTGTCTTGGAGCTGATGAAGCAAAATGAGGTTATAGTAGAACAGCAAGAAAATTTTTCAGAGTTGTTCATCCGGGCGAAAGGAGGAGCAATCGATGACGGTTGTTAA
- a CDS encoding DUF309 domain-containing protein, with product MYSFPLPYLSFLVHFHESHDYFECHEVLEEYWKEKTDQSRDSVWVGLIQTAVSLYHHRRGNLAGAKKLAAKALKILEKRKSELTELGIDSEAFISQFEHRLQEIKEEKAFTEMAIPFADKEVVEQYRRFHASCAPSFLKEDPSYLYNKHLLRDRSHVLAAREQSLKERHKLLPTTDPPANP from the coding sequence ATGTATTCTTTTCCGCTACCGTATTTGAGTTTTTTGGTTCATTTCCATGAAAGTCATGATTATTTTGAATGCCACGAGGTGCTTGAGGAATATTGGAAAGAAAAAACCGATCAATCACGGGACTCTGTTTGGGTCGGGCTGATTCAAACAGCCGTTTCTTTATATCATCATCGCCGCGGCAACCTGGCTGGGGCAAAAAAATTAGCTGCTAAGGCATTAAAAATTCTTGAAAAACGAAAAAGCGAACTGACCGAACTGGGGATCGACAGCGAGGCATTTATCAGCCAGTTTGAACACCGCCTGCAAGAAATAAAGGAGGAAAAAGCATTTACTGAAATGGCCATTCCCTTTGCAGACAAAGAAGTGGTTGAGCAATATCGCCGCTTCCATGCAAGCTGTGCCCCGTCCTTTTTAAAAGAAGATCCATCTTACCTGTATAACAAACATCTATTGAGGGACCGTTCCCATGTTCTTGCTGCCCGTGAACAGTCGTTAAAAGAACGGCATAAACTTCTTCCGACAACCGATCCGCCTGCTAATCCGTAA
- a CDS encoding GNAT family N-acetyltransferase, producing the protein MLIRYKKAFEKIAMGLLSFMPEEKDIKKLQETMKSYETADDWQLYLWKEEDIVGAIGARITADKVEIQHISVNPSYRQEGIGKKMLKALKDLYSDKHLVPNSSTSAFFYKCEQEEDPV; encoded by the coding sequence ATGCTGATTCGTTATAAAAAAGCTTTTGAAAAAATAGCTATGGGTTTGCTGTCGTTCATGCCTGAAGAAAAAGACATTAAAAAACTTCAAGAGACGATGAAATCGTATGAAACAGCAGATGACTGGCAATTATATTTATGGAAAGAAGAAGATATTGTAGGCGCAATAGGAGCTAGGATCACAGCTGATAAAGTGGAAATCCAGCATATTAGCGTAAACCCATCCTACAGACAGGAAGGAATTGGGAAGAAAATGCTAAAAGCGTTGAAAGACCTTTATTCCGATAAGCATCTTGTACCTAATTCGTCTACATCTGCTTTCTTTTATAAGTGCGAACAAGAAGAAGACCCGGTATAA
- the lysA gene encoding diaminopimelate decarboxylase produces MHTYGTACINKEGHLEVGGIDVVSLAEHYGTPLYIYDVALIRERARGFKHTFEQLGVTAQVAYASKAFAAVGMMQLANQEGLSLDVVSGGELYTAMKAGFPAERIHFHGNNKSREELMMALEYRIGCIVVDNFYELELLESICNEKGEKVNILLRVTPGIEAHTHDYILTGQEDSKFGFDLNNGQAEEALKRAVEMRGIELLGLHCHIGSQIFETTGFKLAADKIINKLSEWKDRFQFESKVLNLGGGFGIRYTEEDEPLAPSKYVEEIIKEVQKKTAELGLAMPEIWIEPGRSLVGDAGITLYRIGSEKSVPEVRKYLAVDGGMSDNIRPALYDAKYEAVLANRANDPIEETVSIAGKCCESGDMLIWDLPLPKASNNDLLAVFCTGAYGYSMANNYNRIPRPPVVFVENSQAELVIRRESYEDLVKLDLPLNVTVKQ; encoded by the coding sequence ATGCATACATATGGAACAGCCTGTATAAATAAAGAAGGGCATTTAGAAGTTGGAGGAATTGATGTTGTCAGCTTAGCTGAACACTATGGCACCCCTCTGTATATTTATGACGTGGCATTAATTCGGGAAAGGGCCCGAGGGTTTAAACACACATTCGAACAGCTTGGCGTGACGGCCCAGGTTGCTTATGCAAGTAAGGCTTTTGCCGCTGTCGGTATGATGCAGCTTGCAAATCAAGAAGGCTTATCTTTGGATGTAGTGTCCGGCGGAGAGCTTTACACTGCGATGAAAGCTGGCTTCCCGGCTGAACGTATTCATTTTCACGGCAACAATAAAAGCCGGGAAGAATTGATGATGGCGCTTGAATACCGCATCGGCTGCATTGTGGTTGATAATTTTTATGAGCTGGAATTACTGGAGTCCATTTGCAATGAAAAAGGGGAGAAAGTCAATATTTTGTTGCGTGTTACTCCTGGAATTGAAGCACATACTCACGACTACATTTTAACTGGGCAGGAAGATTCTAAGTTTGGGTTTGATTTGAATAATGGACAAGCAGAAGAAGCCTTAAAAAGGGCAGTGGAGATGAGGGGAATCGAATTGCTGGGCCTTCATTGCCACATTGGTTCACAAATTTTTGAAACAACGGGCTTCAAATTGGCTGCTGATAAGATTATTAACAAGCTGTCCGAGTGGAAAGATCGCTTCCAATTTGAATCCAAAGTTTTAAATCTTGGCGGAGGGTTTGGCATTCGATATACAGAAGAAGATGAACCTCTTGCCCCTTCCAAGTATGTAGAAGAGATTATTAAAGAAGTACAGAAAAAGACGGCTGAGCTTGGTCTTGCCATGCCTGAAATTTGGATTGAGCCGGGGCGGTCACTCGTCGGTGACGCAGGGATTACTCTATATCGCATTGGGTCTGAAAAATCTGTCCCAGAAGTCAGAAAATATCTGGCTGTAGACGGGGGAATGAGCGATAACATTCGCCCGGCCTTATACGATGCCAAGTACGAGGCTGTACTTGCCAATCGGGCGAACGATCCGATAGAAGAAACGGTATCCATTGCAGGAAAGTGCTGTGAATCTGGTGATATGCTAATCTGGGATTTACCGCTTCCTAAAGCATCGAATAATGATCTTCTTGCAGTCTTTTGTACAGGCGCTTACGGCTATTCCATGGCGAATAATTATAATCGTATTCCGAGACCGCCAGTCGTGTTTGTAGAGAATAGCCAGGCTGAATTAGTGATTAGAAGGGAAAGCTATGAGGATCTGGTCAAGTTAGATTTACCGTTAAATGTAACAGTGAAGCAGTAG
- a CDS encoding spore germination protein → MIDQQLKVPKDPEKMDRIMKEKIGLGESYDAGVRKFTILGKQVHIYYINGLADSDSIIKILTVLTRLDGKEKRSLYAAETIENHLAHESVEQVENVDEVIVQVLSGLMAIVIEGSEKALVVDVRSYPGRQPEEPDTEKVVRGSRDGYVENIVVNTALTRRRIRDGRLRFEMTKVGKRSKTDIAVAYIEGVVDPDLVKIVKQELDAIEIDGIPMADKTIEEFIVKQGYNPYPIVRYTERADIGAVHLLEGHVLLFIDTSPSVIILPATFFHHMQHAEEYRQSPAVGTFVRWIRFIGVLLSLFLLPFWLLVSLEPDLLPKTMEFIGPNKKTNIPLFLQLFIADIGVEFLRIAAIHTPTPLSTAMGLIAAVLIGQIAIDVGLFVPEVILYVAIAGIGTFATPSYEVSIANKLLRMLLLVIVAIFKLPGFVIGCTVIIIYLARMRALNTPYLWPLLPFDPKAFSQVFIRRAIPGSKLRPSIVHPEDPYRQPPQK, encoded by the coding sequence ATGATAGATCAGCAATTAAAAGTCCCAAAAGATCCAGAAAAAATGGATCGAATCATGAAAGAGAAGATTGGTCTCGGAGAAAGCTACGATGCCGGAGTTCGAAAGTTTACGATACTCGGGAAACAGGTGCATATTTACTATATAAACGGCTTAGCCGATTCAGATTCTATTATTAAGATTCTCACTGTGCTAACAAGGCTGGATGGAAAAGAAAAAAGAAGTCTGTATGCTGCAGAGACAATTGAAAATCACCTGGCTCATGAGTCGGTCGAGCAAGTTGAAAATGTAGATGAGGTCATTGTCCAGGTGTTATCAGGGCTAATGGCGATCGTAATTGAAGGCAGTGAAAAGGCGTTAGTTGTTGATGTTCGCAGTTATCCTGGCCGTCAGCCTGAGGAGCCGGATACGGAAAAGGTCGTGCGCGGTTCGAGAGATGGATATGTTGAGAATATTGTGGTTAATACCGCTCTGACGAGAAGAAGAATCAGAGACGGCCGCCTCCGTTTTGAAATGACAAAGGTGGGGAAGCGCTCTAAGACAGATATTGCTGTTGCTTACATTGAAGGCGTCGTAGATCCTGATCTTGTTAAAATCGTCAAGCAGGAATTAGATGCCATTGAGATTGATGGCATTCCGATGGCTGATAAAACCATTGAAGAGTTTATCGTCAAACAAGGATATAATCCGTACCCGATTGTCCGTTACACGGAAAGGGCAGATATCGGAGCGGTTCATTTACTGGAAGGGCATGTACTTTTGTTTATAGATACGTCGCCAAGCGTCATTATTTTGCCAGCAACATTCTTTCATCATATGCAGCATGCGGAAGAATACCGGCAATCTCCAGCGGTAGGTACTTTCGTTCGCTGGATTCGCTTTATCGGTGTTCTGCTTTCCCTATTCTTATTACCCTTCTGGCTGCTTGTTTCTCTTGAACCGGATCTGCTGCCAAAGACTATGGAGTTTATCGGACCGAATAAAAAGACTAATATCCCGCTCTTTCTTCAGTTGTTCATTGCTGATATTGGGGTTGAATTTCTAAGAATCGCGGCTATTCATACACCAACTCCTTTATCAACAGCCATGGGATTAATCGCTGCCGTACTTATTGGCCAAATTGCTATCGATGTCGGCTTATTTGTGCCTGAGGTGATTTTGTATGTAGCCATTGCAGGGATTGGTACCTTTGCTACACCGAGCTACGAAGTCAGTATCGCTAATAAGCTACTCCGCATGCTTTTGCTTGTTATCGTAGCCATATTTAAGTTGCCGGGATTCGTCATTGGCTGCACAGTGATTATTATTTACCTAGCACGTATGCGCGCTCTGAATACGCCTTATTTGTGGCCGCTGCTGCCATTTGATCCGAAAGCATTTTCTCAAGTGTTTATCCGACGAGCTATCCCTGGATCGAAGCTCCGCCCCAGCATTGTTCATCCGGAGGATCCTTACCGGCAGCCTCCACAAAAATAA
- a CDS encoding stage V sporulation protein AB, whose product MMALLRDLFVAWVGFAGGLAVGAGYVGFITVLGIIPRLMQITKTWKKIRSYEWAIILGVMAGTLVSFVPVALGLPALLLVPVGLLSGIFIGLLAAALTEVLNVFPILAKRIGVHEYIIALMMALALGKVAGSLFHWLYFVYQQRV is encoded by the coding sequence ATGATGGCTCTTCTTCGTGATCTCTTCGTAGCATGGGTAGGCTTTGCTGGAGGGCTGGCAGTAGGAGCGGGTTATGTAGGTTTCATTACTGTTCTAGGCATTATTCCCCGCCTTATGCAAATCACAAAAACATGGAAGAAAATTCGAAGCTATGAATGGGCCATTATTTTAGGGGTGATGGCAGGCACACTCGTCAGTTTTGTGCCCGTTGCTTTGGGATTGCCAGCGCTTCTGCTCGTTCCCGTTGGATTATTGAGCGGTATTTTTATTGGTTTGCTAGCCGCGGCGTTAACGGAAGTGCTTAATGTTTTTCCAATATTAGCAAAGAGAATCGGTGTTCATGAATACATTATCGCACTGATGATGGCCCTTGCACTCGGGAAAGTGGCTGGTTCATTGTTTCATTGGCTTTACTTTGTTTATCAACAAAGGGTTTGA
- a CDS encoding stage V sporulation protein AA has translation MEAPIYIRLRHRIRHQVDLPVQLKEIAEVSAPENLLSDLSSTVIYEIKQEDGQIIIIDAMTVVETLSQHWPSIDIQFIGPAQTIIDTTPLSKRFSLPLFLLVWCLLFVGAALTIMNFHEDVSMRDVQIKIYEIVTGKKTDYPLIFQIPYSIGLGAGMVLFFNHLFKKRFNEEPSPLEVEMFNYQQDLDQYVILHERKESRNDE, from the coding sequence ATGGAAGCTCCGATTTACATCCGGCTTCGCCACCGTATCCGGCACCAAGTGGACTTGCCAGTGCAGCTAAAGGAAATTGCGGAAGTGAGTGCGCCGGAAAACTTATTGTCTGATCTGTCATCTACGGTGATTTACGAAATTAAACAGGAAGATGGACAAATTATTATTATTGATGCCATGACAGTTGTAGAAACGTTAAGTCAGCATTGGCCGAGTATTGATATTCAATTTATTGGGCCCGCTCAGACTATTATCGACACAACGCCGTTATCAAAGAGGTTTTCCTTGCCGCTTTTTTTATTGGTTTGGTGTTTGCTCTTTGTTGGGGCTGCTCTTACCATCATGAATTTTCATGAAGATGTTAGCATGCGCGATGTGCAGATAAAGATATATGAGATCGTTACAGGAAAAAAGACAGACTATCCACTTATTTTTCAAATTCCTTATTCAATCGGTCTCGGAGCTGGCATGGTATTATTCTTTAATCATTTATTTAAAAAGAGATTTAATGAAGAGCCAAGCCCGCTTGAGGTGGAAATGTTTAATTATCAGCAGGATTTAGATCAGTACGTAATTTTACATGAAAGAAAAGAAAGCAGGAACGATGAATGA
- the sigF gene encoding RNA polymerase sporulation sigma factor SigF — protein sequence MDVEIKKQKTEILSDAQLKQLIKESQEGNQEARDTIVERNMRLVWSVVQRFINRGYDPDDLFQIGCIGLLKSVDKFNLSYDVKFSTYAVPMIIGEIQRFIRDDGTVKVSRSLKEMSNKIRRAREELLKLHSRTPTIQEIASYLDISPEEAIMAQEAARSPSSIHETVYENDGDPITLLDQMADKSSEHPFDQVILKEAIRELEERERLIVYLRYYKDQTQSEVAVRLGISQVQVSRLEKKILSQMKERMNAT from the coding sequence ATGGATGTCGAAATAAAAAAACAAAAGACGGAAATTTTATCAGACGCTCAGCTGAAACAATTGATTAAGGAAAGTCAGGAAGGAAACCAGGAAGCGAGAGATACCATCGTCGAGCGCAACATGAGACTCGTTTGGTCTGTTGTCCAGCGCTTTATTAACCGGGGATACGATCCGGACGATCTGTTTCAAATTGGCTGCATTGGTTTGCTCAAGTCAGTGGACAAGTTTAATTTAAGTTATGACGTGAAATTTTCCACATATGCTGTGCCGATGATCATCGGTGAAATCCAGCGATTTATCCGCGATGACGGTACTGTAAAAGTAAGCCGCTCTTTAAAAGAAATGAGTAATAAAATCCGTCGGGCACGTGAGGAACTGCTGAAACTGCACAGCAGAACACCAACTATTCAAGAAATAGCGAGTTATCTGGATATCTCTCCCGAGGAAGCCATTATGGCTCAAGAAGCGGCCCGATCACCATCTTCTATACATGAAACGGTTTATGAAAACGATGGCGATCCTATTACTTTACTTGATCAAATGGCTGATAAAAGCAGCGAACATCCTTTTGATCAAGTCATATTGAAAGAAGCGATCAGGGAATTGGAAGAGAGGGAGCGACTGATCGTATATTTACGCTATTATAAGGATCAGACACAATCAGAAGTAGCCGTCCGGCTCGGAATATCACAAGTCCAAGTGTCCAGGCTGGAAAAGAAGATTCTTTCTCAAATGAAAGAGAGGATGAATGCTACGTAG